The Kluyvera intermedia genome window below encodes:
- the tatB gene encoding Sec-independent protein translocase protein TatB, whose protein sequence is MFDIGFSELLLVFIVGLVVLGPKRLPVAVKTVVGWIRALRSLAATVQNELTQELKLQEFQDSLKKVEKASLDSLTPELKASMDELREAAESMKRSYSAHDPEKASDEANTIHNPVVKDKDAAQPVTAEPQVAPSEEPVSQHVEASEPETIVVKPVEKEKVSTAAVPDSSPASSDKP, encoded by the coding sequence GTGTTTGATATTGGTTTCAGTGAACTGTTGCTGGTGTTTATTGTTGGCCTTGTGGTGTTGGGGCCAAAACGACTACCGGTAGCAGTGAAGACGGTTGTTGGCTGGATCAGAGCACTGCGCTCGCTGGCGGCAACCGTACAAAATGAGCTGACGCAGGAGCTTAAACTCCAGGAGTTTCAGGACAGCCTGAAGAAAGTGGAGAAAGCGAGTCTGGATAGTCTGACGCCTGAGCTGAAGGCTTCTATGGACGAACTGCGTGAAGCGGCAGAGTCTATGAAGCGTTCTTACTCAGCGCACGATCCTGAAAAGGCGAGTGACGAGGCCAATACTATCCATAACCCTGTGGTGAAGGATAAGGACGCCGCACAGCCGGTTACGGCTGAGCCGCAGGTGGCACCGTCTGAGGAGCCGGTTTCGCAGCACGTTGAAGCCTCAGAGCCTGAGACTATCGTGGTCAAACCGGTAGAGAAAGAGAAAGTCTCTACCGCCGCCGTTCCTGATTCATCCCCCGCATCGAGTGATAAACCGTAG
- the tatD gene encoding 3'-5' ssDNA/RNA exonuclease TatD, producing the protein MGAMMFDIGVNLTSSQFSSDRDEVVTRARAAGVHGMLLTGTNRHESEEAQRLAERFELCWSTAGVHPHDSSSWSPEVADAIYTLVNKPEVVAVGECGLDFNRNFSTPAEQETAFSAQLAMAAELGMPVFLHCRDAHDRFFALLEPWLDHLPGAVLHCFTGTRDELQACLDHGLFIGITGWVCDERRGLELREMLPMIPANRLLLETDAPYLLPRDMTPKPASRRNEPAFVPHILTRVAQWRGEEAQWLEAVTDNNARQLFNIDF; encoded by the coding sequence ATGGGAGCCATGATGTTTGATATCGGTGTTAATTTAACGAGTTCACAGTTTTCCAGCGATCGCGACGAGGTGGTCACCCGCGCCCGCGCCGCTGGCGTACACGGTATGCTGTTGACTGGTACCAACCGTCATGAGAGTGAAGAAGCCCAGCGGCTGGCAGAACGATTTGAACTTTGCTGGTCTACCGCAGGCGTGCACCCGCATGACAGCAGCAGCTGGTCACCGGAAGTCGCAGACGCTATTTATACGCTGGTCAATAAACCGGAAGTGGTGGCGGTGGGCGAGTGCGGTCTGGACTTTAACCGTAATTTCTCAACGCCTGCGGAACAGGAAACCGCTTTTAGCGCCCAGTTGGCGATGGCTGCTGAATTGGGGATGCCGGTATTCCTGCACTGTCGTGACGCGCACGATCGCTTCTTTGCGCTGCTGGAGCCCTGGCTGGACCATCTGCCGGGTGCCGTGTTGCATTGCTTTACCGGTACGCGGGATGAATTGCAGGCTTGTCTGGATCACGGGTTGTTTATCGGCATTACCGGCTGGGTATGCGATGAGCGTCGGGGGCTGGAGCTGCGCGAGATGTTACCGATGATCCCGGCCAATCGCCTGCTGCTGGAGACGGATGCACCGTATCTTTTGCCGCGCGATATGACGCCAAAGCCGGCATCGCGTCGTAATGAACCGGCGTTTGTGCCGCATATTCTGACTCGCGTTGCCCAATGGCGTGGGGAAGAGGCACAATGGCTGGAAGCCGTCACAGACAACAATGCCAGACAGTTGTTTAATATCGACTTTTAA
- the fre gene encoding NAD(P)H-flavin reductase, with product MTTLSCKVTSVDAITDTVYRVRLVPDAAFSFRAGQYLMVVMDERDKRPFSMASTPDEKAFIELHIGASELNLYAMAVMDRILKDREVVVDIPHGEAWLRDEDDRPLVLIAGGTGFSYVRSILLTALARNPNRDVTIYWGGREEKHLYDLSELEALSVTHPNLRVEPVVEQPEEGWRGRSGTVLTAVLQDYGTLAEHDIYIAGRFEMAKIARDLFCNERQAREDRLFGDAFAFI from the coding sequence ATGACAACCTTAAGCTGTAAAGTGACTTCGGTGGATGCCATTACCGATACGGTATATCGCGTTCGTTTAGTGCCCGACGCCGCCTTCTCATTCCGCGCCGGGCAGTATCTGATGGTGGTAATGGATGAGCGCGACAAACGCCCGTTCTCCATGGCCTCTACGCCGGATGAAAAAGCGTTTATTGAGCTGCATATCGGCGCTTCAGAGCTAAATCTGTACGCGATGGCGGTCATGGACCGTATTCTGAAAGATCGTGAAGTGGTGGTGGATATCCCGCACGGCGAGGCCTGGCTTCGCGATGAAGACGATCGTCCGCTGGTGCTGATTGCAGGTGGGACTGGCTTCTCATATGTGCGCTCAATTCTACTGACCGCGCTGGCGCGTAACCCGAATCGTGATGTGACGATTTATTGGGGCGGCCGTGAAGAGAAGCATCTTTACGATCTCTCCGAGCTGGAAGCGTTGTCGGTGACTCACCCTAATCTGCGTGTTGAACCGGTGGTTGAACAGCCTGAAGAAGGCTGGCGCGGACGTTCTGGGACTGTTTTGACGGCGGTATTGCAGGATTACGGTACGCTGGCGGAGCACGATATCTACATCGCAGGTCGCTTTGAAATGGCGAAAATTGCCCGTGACTTGTTCTGTAACGAACGCCAGGCGCGGGAAGACCGCCTGTTTGGCGATGCGTTTGCATTTATCTGA
- the ubiB gene encoding ubiquinone biosynthesis regulatory protein kinase UbiB → MTPGELRRLYFIIRTFLSYGLDELIPKMRITLPLRIGRRLLFWMPNRHKDKPLGDRLRLALQELGPVWIKFGQMLSTRRDLFPPQIADQLVMLQDRVAPFDGKLAKQQIEKSMGDIPVESWFDDFDIEPLASASIAQVHTARLKENGREVVIKVIRPDILPVIKADMKLIYRLARWVPRLLPDGRRLRPLEVVRDYEKTLLDELNLLREAANAIQLRRNFENSPMLYVPEIYSDYCRVDMLVMERIYGIPVSDIETLEKQNTNMQLLAERGVQVFFTQVFRDSFFHADMHPGNIFVSYEHPEDPQYIGIDCGIVGSLNKDDKRYLAENFIAFFNRDYRKVAELHVDSGWVPADTSVEEFEFAIRTVCEPIFEKPLAEISFGHVLLNLFNTARRFNMEVQPQLVLLQKTLLYVEGVGRQLYPQLDLWKTAKPFLESWIKDQVGIPALFRALKDKAPFWIEKMPEIPELVYDSLRQSKQMQASLAKISQDMATHHIRQGQSRYLFGIGAVLLLSGTVLLVYRPEWGLTPAWLMAGGLVVWLAGWRKTR, encoded by the coding sequence ATGACGCCAGGAGAATTACGGCGCCTGTATTTTATCATCCGCACCTTCTTGAGCTACGGGCTAGATGAGCTGATTCCCAAAATGCGAATCACGCTGCCGCTGCGTATTGGACGTCGGTTGTTGTTCTGGATGCCGAATCGCCACAAGGATAAACCGTTGGGTGACCGCCTGCGGTTAGCGCTCCAGGAACTTGGCCCGGTGTGGATCAAGTTCGGCCAGATGCTCTCTACCCGCCGCGACCTTTTCCCGCCGCAAATTGCCGACCAACTGGTGATGCTACAAGATCGCGTGGCACCGTTTGATGGCAAGCTGGCAAAACAGCAAATTGAAAAATCGATGGGGGATATTCCCGTCGAAAGCTGGTTCGATGATTTTGATATTGAACCGCTGGCTTCCGCTTCGATTGCTCAGGTGCATACGGCACGCTTGAAAGAGAATGGTCGGGAAGTGGTGATTAAGGTTATCCGTCCGGACATTTTGCCGGTCATCAAAGCGGATATGAAACTTATCTACCGGCTGGCTCGCTGGGTTCCACGCCTGCTGCCAGATGGTCGTCGACTGCGCCCGCTGGAAGTCGTCCGTGACTATGAAAAAACGTTGCTTGATGAATTAAACCTGCTGCGTGAAGCCGCTAACGCTATTCAGCTGCGTCGTAATTTTGAAAATAGCCCGATGCTCTATGTGCCGGAGATTTACTCCGACTACTGCCGCGTTGATATGCTGGTGATGGAGCGTATTTACGGCATCCCGGTGTCTGATATCGAGACGCTGGAAAAGCAAAATACCAACATGCAACTGCTGGCTGAACGTGGTGTGCAGGTGTTCTTCACTCAGGTATTCCGCGATAGCTTCTTTCATGCCGACATGCACCCGGGGAATATTTTCGTCAGCTACGAACACCCGGAAGATCCGCAGTACATCGGTATCGACTGCGGTATTGTCGGCTCGTTAAATAAAGACGATAAGCGCTATCTAGCGGAAAACTTTATCGCCTTCTTCAACCGCGACTACCGCAAGGTGGCAGAGCTACATGTGGATTCTGGCTGGGTACCGGCGGACACCAGCGTTGAAGAGTTTGAGTTTGCTATCCGTACCGTGTGCGAACCCATCTTTGAAAAACCGCTGGCAGAAATTTCCTTCGGTCACGTGTTGTTAAACCTGTTTAACACCGCTCGCCGCTTCAATATGGAAGTGCAACCACAACTGGTGTTACTGCAAAAGACATTACTTTACGTAGAAGGGGTAGGACGTCAGCTCTATCCTCAGTTAGATTTATGGAAGACGGCGAAACCTTTCCTTGAGTCATGGATTAAGGATCAGGTGGGGATTCCTGCATTGTTCCGGGCGTTGAAAGACAAAGCACCGTTCTGGATCGAAAAAATGCCGGAAATCCCTGAGTTGGTGTACGACAGCCTGCGTCAGAGTAAACAGATGCAAGCTAGCCTGGCGAAGATTTCACAAGACATGGCAACGCATCATATCCGGCAGGGGCAATCGCGTTATCTCTTTGGTATAGGTGCGGTTTTACTCCTGAGCGGTACAGTGTTACTGGTTTACCGTCCGGAATGGGGGCTAACACCCGCATGGCTTATGGCCGGAGGTCTGGTGGTATGGCTTGCAGGCTGGCGGAAGACGCGCTGA
- the fadB gene encoding fatty acid oxidation complex subunit alpha FadB, translating to MLYKGDTLYLNWLEDGIAELVFDAPGSVNKLDTATVASLGQALDVLEKQKELKGLVLRSEKAAFIVGADITEFLSLFLVPEEQFSQWLHFANSVFNRLEDLPVPTLSAINGYALGGGCECVLATDYRLATPDLRIGLPETKLGIMPGFGGSVRLPRLLGADSALEIIAAGKDVSAEQALKLGLVDGVVKPEKLFDGALAVLRQAINGDLDWKAKRQPKLEPLKLSKIEATMSFTIAKSMVMQTAGKHYPAPITAVKTIEAAARFGREEALNLENKSFVPLAHSNEARALVGIFLNDQFVKGQAKKLTKNTEPPKHAAVLGAGIMGGGIAYQSAWKGVPVIMKDINEKSLALGMNEASKLLNKQLERGKIDGRKLAGVISTIQPTLDYAGFDRVDVVVEAVVENPKVKKAVLVETEQKVRPDTVLASNTSTIPIGDLADALERPENFCGMHFFNPVHRMPLVEIIRGKKTSDSTIAKVVAWASKMGKTPIVVNDCPGFFVNRVLFPYFAGFSQLLRDGADFRKVDKVMEKQFGWPMGPAYLLDVVGIDTAHHAQAVMAAGFPQRMHKDYRDAIDALFDASRYGQKNGLGFWRYKEDSKGKPKKEEDPAVDSLLADVCQPKRDFSEEEIIARMMIPMVNEVVRCLEEGIIASPAEADMALVYGLGFPPFHGGAFRWLDTLGSAKYLDMAQQYQHLGPLYEVPAGLRDKARHNEAYYPPVEPARPAGELKTA from the coding sequence ATGCTCTACAAAGGCGACACCCTGTACCTCAACTGGCTGGAAGATGGCATTGCCGAACTGGTGTTCGATGCCCCCGGCTCCGTTAACAAGCTAGATACCGCGACCGTAGCCAGCCTCGGCCAGGCGCTCGACGTCCTCGAAAAACAAAAAGAGCTGAAAGGGCTGGTGCTACGCTCTGAAAAGGCGGCTTTTATTGTCGGTGCGGATATTACCGAATTCCTTTCGTTGTTCCTGGTACCTGAAGAACAGTTCAGCCAGTGGCTGCATTTTGCCAATAGCGTCTTTAATCGTCTGGAAGATTTGCCGGTTCCAACCCTTTCCGCCATTAACGGTTATGCGCTCGGCGGCGGCTGCGAATGTGTGCTGGCGACCGACTACCGCCTGGCGACACCGGATCTGCGCATCGGCTTGCCAGAAACCAAGCTAGGCATTATGCCGGGCTTTGGCGGCTCAGTACGTCTGCCGCGCCTGCTGGGTGCCGATAGCGCGCTGGAGATCATTGCTGCCGGTAAAGATGTCAGCGCGGAGCAAGCACTGAAACTCGGTTTGGTCGATGGCGTCGTTAAACCGGAGAAACTGTTCGACGGTGCGCTGGCGGTACTGCGTCAGGCCATCAACGGCGACCTCGACTGGAAAGCCAAGCGTCAGCCAAAGCTTGAACCCCTCAAGCTCAGCAAGATTGAAGCCACCATGAGCTTCACCATCGCCAAAAGCATGGTGATGCAGACGGCGGGCAAACACTACCCAGCGCCAATCACGGCGGTGAAAACTATCGAAGCGGCAGCCCGTTTTGGCCGTGAAGAAGCGCTGAATCTGGAAAACAAAAGTTTTGTTCCACTGGCCCATTCCAATGAAGCCCGTGCGCTGGTCGGCATTTTCCTCAACGACCAATTCGTGAAAGGTCAGGCGAAGAAACTGACCAAAAATACCGAACCACCAAAACATGCTGCGGTACTTGGTGCTGGCATTATGGGTGGCGGGATTGCTTACCAGTCAGCCTGGAAAGGCGTGCCGGTGATTATGAAGGATATTAATGAGAAGTCGCTGGCGCTCGGCATGAATGAAGCCAGCAAGCTGCTCAACAAACAGCTGGAGCGCGGTAAGATCGACGGTCGGAAGTTGGCAGGGGTCATTTCTACCATTCAGCCGACGCTGGACTACGCAGGCTTTGACCGGGTTGATGTCGTCGTTGAAGCGGTCGTGGAAAATCCGAAGGTGAAGAAAGCCGTACTGGTCGAGACCGAGCAAAAAGTTCGTCCGGACACAGTGCTGGCGTCCAACACTTCAACGATTCCTATCGGTGATCTGGCCGATGCGCTTGAACGCCCGGAAAACTTCTGCGGGATGCACTTCTTTAACCCAGTACACCGTATGCCATTGGTTGAGATTATCCGTGGCAAGAAAACCTCGGATAGTACCATCGCCAAAGTGGTCGCCTGGGCAAGCAAAATGGGCAAAACGCCAATTGTGGTTAACGACTGCCCTGGCTTCTTCGTCAACCGCGTCCTGTTCCCGTACTTTGCCGGTTTCAGCCAGTTGCTGCGCGACGGTGCGGATTTCCGCAAAGTCGATAAAGTCATGGAGAAACAGTTCGGTTGGCCTATGGGCCCAGCTTACCTGCTCGATGTGGTTGGTATTGATACCGCCCACCATGCACAAGCCGTGATGGCCGCCGGTTTCCCGCAGCGTATGCATAAAGACTATCGCGATGCCATCGACGCACTGTTCGATGCCAGCCGCTATGGACAGAAAAACGGTCTGGGCTTCTGGCGTTATAAAGAAGACAGCAAAGGTAAACCGAAGAAAGAAGAAGATCCTGCGGTGGATAGCCTGCTGGCCGACGTATGCCAGCCTAAACGCGACTTCAGTGAAGAAGAGATTATCGCCCGCATGATGATTCCGATGGTCAACGAAGTAGTGCGTTGCCTAGAAGAAGGCATTATCGCAAGCCCGGCAGAAGCCGACATGGCGCTGGTCTACGGCCTCGGCTTCCCTCCATTCCACGGCGGAGCATTCCGCTGGCTGGATACGCTTGGCAGCGCGAAGTATCTCGATATGGCGCAGCAATATCAGCATCTCGGCCCATTGTATGAAGTCCCGGCCGGGCTGCGCGACAAAGCGCGTCATAACGAAGCGTATTATCCCCCGGTTGAACCCGCCCGCCCGGCTGGTGAGCTGAAAACGGCTTAA
- the tatC gene encoding Sec-independent protein translocase subunit TatC, with amino-acid sequence MSVEDTQPLIAHLIELRKRLLNCIIAVIVIFLALVYFANDIYQLVSAPLIKQMPQGATMIATDVASPFFTPIKLTFMVSLILSAPVILYQVWAFVAPALYKHERRLVVPLLVSSTLLFYTGMAFAYFVVFPLAFGFLTHTAPVGVLVSTDIKSYLDFVMSLFIAFGVSFEVPVAIVLLCWVGVTTPDDLRKKRPYVLVGAFVVGMLLTPPDVFSQTLLAIPMYCLFEVGLFFSRFYAGKRATREEDAQAEETEE; translated from the coding sequence ATGAGCGTAGAAGATACTCAACCGTTGATCGCTCATCTGATTGAGCTGCGTAAGCGCCTGCTCAATTGCATTATTGCGGTCATTGTCATTTTTCTGGCGTTGGTTTACTTCGCCAATGATATCTATCAACTGGTGTCGGCACCGCTGATTAAACAGATGCCGCAGGGTGCGACGATGATCGCAACCGATGTGGCGTCACCGTTTTTCACGCCAATCAAGCTGACTTTTATGGTCTCGCTTATCCTCTCGGCGCCGGTCATCCTGTACCAGGTATGGGCGTTTGTTGCGCCTGCGCTGTACAAGCATGAGCGTCGTCTGGTGGTACCGCTGCTGGTCTCCAGTACTTTGCTGTTTTATACCGGTATGGCGTTCGCCTATTTCGTGGTGTTCCCACTGGCCTTCGGCTTCCTGACGCACACTGCGCCGGTTGGGGTGCTGGTCTCAACCGATATTAAGAGCTACCTCGACTTCGTCATGTCGCTATTTATTGCGTTTGGCGTATCGTTTGAAGTGCCTGTGGCGATTGTCTTGTTGTGTTGGGTTGGTGTCACCACGCCAGACGACCTGCGCAAGAAGCGTCCGTACGTGCTGGTCGGCGCATTCGTGGTTGGCATGCTGCTGACGCCACCGGATGTGTTCTCGCAAACGTTGCTGGCCATCCCGATGTACTGTCTGTTTGAAGTGGGACTGTTTTTCTCCCGCTTCTACGCCGGGAAGCGAGCAACGCGTGAGGAAGACGCGCAAGCAGAAGAAACTGAAGAATAA
- the tatA gene encoding Sec-independent protein translocase subunit TatA gives MGGISIWQLLIIVVIVVLLFGTKKLSSLGSDLGASIKGFKKAMGDEDDKKDKPSQDADFTAQSITDKQESAKKDEAKRHDNEQV, from the coding sequence ATGGGTGGTATTAGTATTTGGCAGTTGCTGATTATCGTCGTTATCGTGGTTCTGCTTTTTGGGACTAAAAAGCTGAGCTCACTTGGGTCGGATTTAGGCGCGTCTATCAAAGGCTTCAAAAAAGCCATGGGTGATGAAGACGACAAGAAAGACAAACCGAGCCAGGATGCAGACTTCACTGCGCAATCAATTACTGATAAGCAGGAAAGTGCGAAGAAAGACGAAGCGAAACGCCACGACAACGAGCAGGTGTAA
- the fadA gene encoding acetyl-CoA C-acyltransferase FadA codes for MEQVVIVDAIRTPMGRSKGGAFRNVRAEDLSAHLMRSLLARNPALEAAAIDDIYWGCVQQTLEQGFNIARNASLLAEIPHSVPAVTVNRLCGSSMQALHDAARMIMTGDAQVCLVGGVEHMGHVPMSHGVDFHPGMSRTVAKAAGMMGLTAEMLSRMHGINREMQDAFAARSHARAWAATQSGAFKNEIIPTGGHDADGVLKQFNYDEVIRPETTVEALSTLRPAFDPVTGTVTAGTSSALSDGASAMLVMSESRARALGLTPRARIRSMAVVGCDPSIMGYGPVPASKLALKKAGLTASDIDLFEMNEAFAAQILPCIKDLGLMEQIDEKINLNGGAIALGHPLGCSGTRITTTLLNLMERKDAQFGLATMCIGLGQGIATVIERV; via the coding sequence ATGGAACAGGTTGTTATTGTTGATGCAATTCGTACCCCGATGGGCCGCTCGAAAGGGGGCGCGTTCCGCAACGTACGTGCAGAAGATCTCTCCGCCCATTTGATGCGTAGCCTGCTGGCACGCAACCCGGCGCTTGAAGCGGCGGCTATCGATGACATCTATTGGGGCTGCGTGCAGCAAACGCTGGAGCAGGGCTTCAACATCGCCCGTAACGCTTCATTGCTGGCGGAGATCCCGCATTCAGTTCCGGCGGTTACCGTTAACCGCCTCTGTGGTTCTTCAATGCAAGCTCTGCACGATGCGGCACGCATGATCATGACCGGCGATGCGCAGGTCTGTCTGGTCGGCGGCGTCGAGCACATGGGCCACGTGCCGATGAGTCACGGTGTGGATTTCCATCCGGGCATGAGTCGTACCGTTGCCAAAGCCGCGGGGATGATGGGTCTGACGGCTGAAATGCTCTCACGTATGCACGGTATTAACCGTGAAATGCAGGATGCTTTCGCCGCACGTTCTCACGCGCGAGCCTGGGCTGCAACCCAGTCCGGTGCCTTTAAGAATGAAATTATTCCAACCGGCGGGCACGATGCAGATGGTGTACTGAAACAGTTTAATTACGATGAAGTTATCCGCCCGGAAACGACCGTTGAGGCGCTTTCTACCCTGCGTCCAGCATTCGATCCGGTAACCGGTACAGTTACCGCCGGGACATCTTCCGCGCTCTCCGACGGGGCTTCCGCCATGCTGGTGATGAGCGAAAGCCGCGCACGGGCATTGGGATTAACCCCTCGCGCACGTATTCGCTCAATGGCCGTGGTGGGCTGCGACCCTTCCATCATGGGTTATGGTCCGGTTCCAGCCTCAAAGCTGGCGCTGAAAAAAGCCGGTCTAACCGCCAGCGACATTGATCTGTTTGAGATGAACGAAGCGTTTGCCGCACAGATCCTGCCGTGCATTAAAGATCTGGGGTTGATGGAGCAGATCGACGAGAAGATCAACCTTAACGGTGGGGCTATCGCCCTGGGTCATCCGCTAGGGTGTTCCGGTACGCGTATCACCACCACCCTGCTGAATCTGATGGAACGCAAAGACGCCCAGTTTGGTCTGGCGACCATGTGTATCGGGTTGGGTCAGGGGATCGCGACCGTTATCGAGCGCGTATAA
- the rfaH gene encoding transcription/translation regulatory transformer protein RfaH, producing the protein MQAWYLLYCKRGQLQRAQEHLERQAVNCLTPMITLEKIVRGKRTSVSEPLFPNYMFVEFDPEVIHTTTINATRGVSHFVRFGLHPATVPSTVIHQLSLYQPDDVTDPETPYPGDSVVITEGAFEGLQAIFAEPDGEARSMLLLNLLNKQIKQSVKNTDFRKS; encoded by the coding sequence ATGCAAGCCTGGTATTTACTGTACTGCAAACGCGGGCAACTTCAGCGTGCCCAGGAACATCTTGAACGACAGGCGGTAAACTGCCTGACGCCGATGATCACCCTGGAAAAAATCGTGCGCGGCAAACGCACCTCAGTCAGTGAGCCACTGTTCCCGAACTATATGTTTGTGGAATTTGACCCAGAAGTCATTCATACCACTACCATCAACGCCACCCGCGGCGTAAGCCACTTTGTGCGTTTTGGGCTTCATCCGGCGACGGTACCGTCAACGGTTATCCACCAGCTTTCGCTTTATCAGCCAGATGACGTTACCGATCCGGAAACCCCCTATCCTGGCGACAGCGTTGTCATTACCGAAGGCGCGTTCGAAGGGTTACAGGCCATCTTTGCCGAGCCGGACGGCGAAGCGCGCTCTATGCTGCTGCTCAACCTGCTTAACAAGCAAATCAAGCAGAGCGTTAAGAACACCGACTTCCGTAAATCCTGA
- the ubiD gene encoding 4-hydroxy-3-polyprenylbenzoate decarboxylase: protein MKYHDLRDFLTQLEQQGELKRISLPVDPHLEITEIADRTLRAGGPALLFENPKGYSMPVLCNLFGTPKRVAMGMGQEDVSALREVGKLLAFLKEPEPPKGFRDLYDKLPQFKQVLNMPTKRLRGAPCQQKVISGDDVDLSRIPVMTCWPEDAAPLITWGLTVTRGPHKERQNLGIYRQQVIGKNKLIMRWLSHRGGALDFQEWCAAHPGERFPVSVALGADPATILGAVTPVPDTLSEYAFAGLLRGTKTEVVKCLSNDLEVPASAEIILEGYIEQGEFAPEGPYGDHTGYYNEVDSFPVFTVTHITQREDAIYHSTYTGRPPDEPAVLGVALNEVFVPILQKQFPEIVDFYLPPEGCSYRLAVVTMKKQYAGHAKRVMMGVWSFLRQFMYTKFVIVCDDDVNARDWNDVIWAITTRMDPARDTVLVENTPIDYLDFASPVSGLGSKMGLDATNKWPGETQREWGRPIKKDPAVTARIDDIWDELAIFSDDK, encoded by the coding sequence ATGAAATACCATGACTTGCGCGACTTTCTGACACAACTTGAGCAGCAGGGCGAACTAAAACGTATTAGCCTCCCGGTTGACCCCCATCTGGAGATTACCGAAATTGCCGACCGCACCCTTCGTGCCGGTGGGCCTGCATTGCTGTTCGAGAATCCCAAAGGTTATTCCATGCCGGTGCTGTGTAACCTGTTCGGCACGCCAAAACGTGTGGCAATGGGCATGGGGCAGGAAGATGTCAGCGCGTTGCGTGAAGTGGGTAAGTTATTAGCCTTCCTGAAAGAGCCTGAGCCGCCAAAAGGTTTCCGCGATCTGTACGACAAGCTGCCGCAGTTTAAGCAAGTACTGAACATGCCGACCAAACGGCTGCGCGGCGCGCCTTGCCAGCAAAAAGTTATCTCTGGAGATGACGTCGATTTATCCCGCATTCCGGTGATGACCTGCTGGCCCGAAGATGCTGCACCACTGATTACGTGGGGGCTGACGGTGACCCGTGGGCCACACAAAGAACGGCAGAATCTGGGTATCTATCGCCAGCAGGTGATTGGCAAAAATAAACTGATTATGCGCTGGCTGTCGCATCGCGGCGGCGCGCTTGATTTTCAGGAGTGGTGTGCGGCTCATCCTGGTGAGCGGTTCCCGGTTTCCGTCGCGTTGGGTGCCGATCCTGCGACCATTCTTGGCGCGGTGACGCCGGTGCCGGACACTCTCTCCGAGTATGCTTTTGCTGGCCTGCTGCGTGGCACCAAAACCGAAGTGGTGAAGTGTCTTTCCAACGATTTGGAAGTTCCGGCCAGCGCTGAGATTATCCTTGAAGGTTACATCGAGCAGGGTGAGTTCGCGCCGGAAGGCCCGTATGGTGATCACACCGGTTATTACAACGAAGTGGATAGTTTCCCGGTCTTTACCGTGACGCATATTACCCAGCGCGAAGACGCTATTTATCATTCCACCTATACCGGACGTCCACCCGATGAACCCGCAGTGTTAGGTGTGGCGCTGAATGAAGTCTTCGTGCCAATTCTGCAAAAACAGTTCCCGGAGATTGTCGATTTCTACTTGCCGCCGGAAGGTTGTTCATACCGCCTTGCCGTCGTCACCATGAAAAAGCAGTATGCCGGACATGCAAAACGCGTGATGATGGGCGTATGGTCGTTTTTACGCCAGTTTATGTACACAAAATTCGTGATTGTCTGCGATGATGATGTGAACGCACGTGACTGGAACGATGTGATATGGGCGATTACGACCCGTATGGATCCTGCGAGGGATACCGTGCTGGTAGAAAATACGCCGATTGATTATCTTGATTTCGCCTCGCCGGTTTCCGGTCTGGGGTCGAAAATGGGGCTGGATGCCACCAATAAGTGGCCTGGGGAAACCCAGCGCGAGTGGGGCCGTCCGATCAAGAAAGATCCCGCCGTTACGGCGCGCATTGATGACATCTGGGACGAGCTGGCCATTTTTTCCGACGATAAATGA